One region of Bosea sp. 29B genomic DNA includes:
- the lptG gene encoding LPS export ABC transporter permease LptG — MLLFKTFGRYLTQRFLRAILSVFGTFFFLIATLDFVELMRRAGDSPTATTPSIIQLALYRAPSVAEQIFPFAVLFGGMFALLNLSRKLELVVARSVGISAWQFLQPAALVAGLVGLVSVGIYNPIAAELKQRATVLEVSLFAKTGQVVGKEIWIRQRSVDGQAIIRAAAALDGGVGLAQVAFFAFSPDGGFRERIEAKQAVLYRGYWELSEARVTSATEEPQTYSTYLVATTLEPDQVRQSFTPPDSVGFWSMPAVLDRTQKAGLDTTRYELRYESLKARPLLLIAMILVAASVSLRFFRFGGVTRLVVGGVAAGFVLYVATQLSEELGSSGIVNASVAAWLPATVGTLLGALALLHQEDG; from the coding sequence ATGCTACTGTTCAAGACCTTCGGCCGCTATCTGACGCAGCGCTTCCTGCGCGCGATCCTGAGCGTGTTCGGCACCTTCTTCTTCCTGATCGCGACGCTCGACTTCGTCGAGCTGATGCGCCGCGCCGGCGATTCCCCGACCGCGACGACGCCCAGCATCATTCAGCTCGCGCTCTACCGCGCGCCCTCCGTCGCCGAGCAGATATTCCCGTTCGCGGTGCTGTTCGGGGGGATGTTCGCCCTGCTCAACCTCAGCCGAAAGCTCGAGCTGGTGGTCGCCCGCTCGGTCGGCATCTCCGCCTGGCAGTTCCTGCAGCCGGCGGCGCTGGTCGCCGGCTTGGTCGGACTGGTCTCGGTCGGCATCTACAACCCGATCGCCGCCGAACTGAAACAGCGCGCCACCGTGCTCGAAGTCTCGCTCTTCGCCAAAACCGGGCAGGTCGTCGGCAAGGAAATCTGGATTCGCCAGCGCAGCGTCGACGGCCAGGCGATCATCCGGGCGGCCGCGGCGCTGGATGGAGGCGTCGGGCTCGCCCAGGTCGCCTTCTTTGCGTTCTCGCCCGATGGCGGCTTCAGAGAGCGCATCGAGGCGAAGCAGGCCGTGCTCTATCGCGGCTATTGGGAATTGTCGGAGGCGCGTGTCACCTCGGCCACGGAAGAGCCACAGACGTACTCGACATACCTCGTCGCGACGACGCTGGAGCCCGATCAGGTGCGACAAAGTTTCACCCCGCCTGACTCCGTCGGGTTCTGGTCGATGCCGGCCGTACTCGATCGAACCCAGAAGGCTGGGCTGGATACGACGCGCTACGAGCTGCGTTACGAATCGCTCAAGGCACGGCCGCTGCTGCTGATCGCCATGATCCTGGTAGCGGCATCCGTTTCCTTAAGATTTTTCCGGTTTGGTGGTGTGACCAGATTGGTGGTAGGTGGCGTCGCTGCGGGGTTCGTGCTCTATGTCGCGACACAGTTGTCTGAGGAGCTGGGCTCATCGGGGATCGTCAACGCCTCGGTGGCCGCTTGGCTGCCCGCGACCGTGGGCACGCTGCTCGGCGCGCTTGCGCTCCTCCATCAGGAAGATGGCTGA
- a CDS encoding DUF2314 domain-containing protein, giving the protein MALPATAQVVDFRSSDREMNRAIEQARKTLPDFVALYRSGKGERHAVKVAIPYDRGREHIWMNLTAVEGDVFVGKIANDPVHLDKLNRGDSYRVGSAMVSDWNYMSGGQMYGSYTTRVAIKKLTPTQVRELGLKLAPLP; this is encoded by the coding sequence ATGGCCTTGCCCGCAACGGCTCAGGTTGTCGATTTCCGCTCCTCCGACCGCGAGATGAACCGCGCGATCGAGCAGGCACGCAAGACGCTGCCGGATTTTGTCGCGCTCTATCGCAGCGGCAAGGGCGAGCGTCATGCCGTGAAGGTCGCGATCCCCTATGACCGAGGGCGCGAACATATCTGGATGAACCTGACGGCCGTCGAAGGCGACGTCTTCGTCGGCAAGATCGCGAACGATCCCGTCCATCTCGACAAGCTGAACCGCGGTGACAGTTATCGGGTCGGCAGCGCGATGGTCAGCGACTGGAACTATATGTCGGGCGGCCAGATGTACGGCAGCTACACTACCCGGGTCGCGATCAAGAAGCTCACCCCGACGCAGGTCAGGGAACTCGGCCTCAAGCTCGCGCCGCTGCCCTGA
- a CDS encoding LPS-assembly protein LptD produces the protein MASGVRRIRRLAAATALVTTLAPVLGWTSLAYAQAPAGKPGERMVVDARELVYDKDNNTVSAVGDVQILYQGRTIEADRVVYDRQSKRVVATGNARITESNGTVITGDRFNLTDDFRDGFIDSLRVVNTDKTRFSAPRAERTDGEVFVFDKGIYTACEPCVDQPERPPFWQVRAARIIHKKSEQMIYYEEARIEFAGVPIAYIPYMSGPDATVKRKTGFLAPKFINTAALGYGVGLPYFINLAPNYDLTLTPTYLSRQGFLGQAEWRHRFVNGSYNIRAAGIFQQDKDAYLKSPLGAGDDTFRGSLETSGKVFLNPRWTFSWDVAGATDRYFFKNYRIRSESLTTTSYLQESTSTVALNGQSADAWFDMRGYYFQPLTYYDWQKQQPVVAPVVDYNKRIHKPSMIGGELSFTVNLTSLTREAASFKALTPSNQSYLITNPGNASAGQLGYSLFDGCVVYQKGKCLVTGLAGSISRATAEVDWRRNIVDPIGQVWTPYASLRADLFSINPNTTKYANANVTTIADASDEVFGRAMPAIGLMYRFPFIASTSWGTHILEPVAQVVARPNETNSLRVANEDSQSLVFDDTNLFEWNKFSGYDRVEGGSRANIGLRYSGTFGTESYANLLVGQSYHLGGRNSYASGDLVNAGLNSGLDTRRSDYVAKAQYQPFKGLLLQAGGRFNESNFEAQRIDASAVFSYKFLSTSVGYGRYEPQPDLGITRRREGLSITQSVSFAQYWSVRGSVLFDLDKYKYDRERYRDALALYQSNPAAYSNPTYPNTGPFQTASTSVGLRYQDECTIFDVSYIQSYADRAVNGARTNDTRTVMFRLELRTLGEISYSQSLGSSSSGDGVSSSSR, from the coding sequence ATGGCTTCCGGCGTAAGACGCATCCGGCGCCTTGCGGCTGCGACCGCGCTGGTGACGACGCTCGCCCCGGTCCTCGGCTGGACGAGTCTTGCCTATGCCCAAGCTCCGGCCGGCAAGCCCGGGGAACGCATGGTCGTCGACGCGCGCGAGCTCGTCTATGACAAGGACAACAACACCGTCTCCGCGGTCGGCGATGTCCAGATTCTCTACCAGGGCCGCACGATCGAGGCCGATCGCGTCGTCTACGACCGCCAGAGCAAGCGCGTCGTCGCGACCGGCAATGCCCGCATCACCGAATCCAACGGCACGGTGATCACCGGCGACCGCTTCAACCTGACCGACGACTTCCGCGACGGCTTCATCGACTCGCTACGCGTCGTGAACACCGACAAGACCCGCTTCTCGGCGCCGCGCGCCGAGCGCACCGACGGTGAGGTCTTCGTCTTCGACAAGGGCATCTACACGGCCTGCGAGCCTTGCGTGGACCAGCCCGAGCGCCCGCCGTTCTGGCAGGTGCGCGCGGCCCGGATCATCCACAAGAAGTCCGAGCAGATGATCTACTACGAGGAGGCCCGGATCGAGTTCGCCGGCGTCCCGATCGCCTACATCCCCTATATGTCGGGACCTGACGCGACCGTTAAGCGCAAGACCGGCTTCCTGGCGCCGAAATTCATCAACACCGCGGCGCTCGGCTACGGCGTCGGCCTGCCCTATTTCATCAATCTGGCGCCGAACTACGATCTGACGCTGACGCCGACCTACTTGTCGCGCCAGGGCTTTCTCGGCCAGGCCGAGTGGCGGCATCGCTTCGTCAACGGCTCGTACAACATCCGCGCCGCCGGCATCTTCCAGCAGGACAAGGACGCCTACCTCAAAAGTCCGCTCGGGGCTGGCGACGACACATTCCGCGGCTCGCTCGAGACCTCCGGCAAGGTCTTCCTCAACCCGCGCTGGACCTTCAGCTGGGACGTCGCCGGCGCGACCGATCGCTACTTCTTCAAGAACTACCGGATCCGCAGCGAGAGCCTCACCACCACGAGCTACCTGCAGGAATCGACCTCGACCGTCGCGCTCAACGGCCAGAGCGCGGACGCCTGGTTCGACATGCGCGGCTACTATTTCCAGCCTCTGACCTATTACGATTGGCAGAAGCAGCAGCCGGTCGTCGCGCCGGTCGTCGATTACAACAAGCGGATTCACAAGCCGTCGATGATCGGCGGCGAGCTGTCGTTCACCGTCAACCTCACGAGCCTGACCCGTGAGGCGGCCTCCTTCAAGGCGCTGACGCCGAGCAATCAGAGCTATCTGATCACCAATCCTGGCAACGCCAGCGCAGGACAGCTCGGTTACTCCTTGTTCGACGGATGCGTCGTCTATCAGAAAGGCAAGTGCCTGGTGACGGGCCTCGCCGGCTCGATCTCGCGGGCGACCGCAGAGGTCGACTGGCGGCGCAACATCGTCGACCCGATCGGGCAGGTCTGGACGCCCTACGCCTCGCTCAGGGCCGACCTGTTCTCGATCAACCCGAACACGACGAAATATGCCAACGCCAACGTGACGACGATCGCCGACGCATCGGACGAGGTGTTCGGCCGCGCAATGCCGGCGATCGGCCTGATGTATCGCTTCCCCTTCATCGCCTCGACCTCCTGGGGCACGCATATCCTCGAGCCGGTCGCGCAGGTCGTCGCACGGCCGAACGAGACCAACAGCCTGCGCGTCGCCAACGAAGATTCGCAGAGCCTGGTCTTCGACGACACCAACCTGTTCGAGTGGAACAAGTTCTCGGGCTACGACCGGGTCGAGGGCGGCAGCCGCGCCAATATCGGCCTGCGCTACAGCGGCACCTTCGGCACCGAGTCCTACGCCAATTTGCTGGTCGGGCAGTCCTATCACCTGGGCGGCCGCAACTCCTATGCCAGCGGCGACCTCGTCAACGCCGGCCTCAATTCGGGACTGGACACCCGCCGTTCCGACTATGTCGCCAAGGCGCAGTACCAGCCCTTCAAGGGCCTGTTGCTTCAGGCCGGCGGGCGCTTCAACGAGTCGAACTTCGAAGCGCAACGCATCGATGCCTCGGCCGTGTTCAGCTACAAGTTCCTGTCGACCTCGGTCGGATACGGCCGCTACGAGCCGCAGCCGGATCTGGGCATCACCCGCCGCCGCGAAGGCCTGAGCATCACCCAGTCCGTCTCGTTCGCCCAATACTGGAGCGTGCGCGGCAGCGTTCTGTTCGATCTCGACAAGTACAAATACGACCGCGAGCGCTACCGCGACGCCCTGGCGCTCTACCAGTCGAATCCCGCCGCTTATTCCAACCCGACCTACCCGAACACCGGCCCGTTCCAGACGGCCTCGACTTCGGTGGGGCTACGCTATCAGGACGAGTGCACGATCTTCGACGTCTCGTACATCCAGTCCTACGCCGATCGCGCGGTCAACGGAGCCAGAACGAACGACACGCGGACCGTCATGTTCCGCCTGGAACTGCGCACGCTGGGCGAGATCAGCTATTCGCAGAGTCTCGGCTCGAGCAGCTCGGGCGACGGCGTCTCCTCCAGCAGCCGCTAA
- a CDS encoding DNA polymerase III subunit chi, with amino-acid sequence MAEVLFYHLQGRPLEQVLPTLLERSLARGWKAVVELSSRERLAGLDDRLWTYADESFLPHATAAEPDAAANPIVLTANSDNPNGAQVRFCVDGVRIPDALDAYERVILMFDGDDPDALASAREDWKKLRTLGIAATYWQQDETGRWEKKA; translated from the coding sequence ATGGCCGAGGTCCTGTTCTATCATCTGCAGGGACGCCCGCTCGAGCAGGTCCTTCCGACCCTGCTCGAGCGTTCGCTCGCCCGTGGCTGGAAGGCCGTCGTCGAATTGTCGAGCCGCGAGCGCCTTGCCGGGCTCGACGACCGGCTCTGGACCTATGCGGACGAATCCTTCCTGCCGCATGCGACGGCCGCCGAGCCGGACGCCGCCGCGAACCCGATCGTGCTCACCGCGAACTCCGACAATCCGAACGGCGCGCAGGTGCGCTTCTGCGTTGACGGTGTCCGCATTCCCGACGCATTGGATGCTTACGAGCGCGTCATCCTGATGTTCGATGGCGACGACCCCGATGCGCTCGCCTCGGCGCGTGAAGATTGGAAAAAGCTGCGGACGCTCGGCATCGCCGCCACTTATTGGCAGCAGGACGAGACCGGCCGCTGGGAGAAGAAAGCGTGA
- the lptF gene encoding LPS export ABC transporter permease LptF, translated as MRFGLLDRYILKIAAGAAVILLVGLTSVIWVTQALREVDLITGKGQTILIFFTVTLLSLPALIAGIAPVALFMATLYTLNKLNSDSELIVMNAAGVAPHRLTRPFFALTLITAALVGWMSLVVMPAGFRALRDLITLIRADFVANVVKEGQFVSLDSGVTFHYREKQGQALLGIFMQDRRDPNQPAVYIAERGQSAEADGNSFLMLEKGTIQRESRNQNSSSIISFERYALNLSALTGDSDGAGGEDGAKVIYKPRERTTWALLTQDKNEPYYKIQEGRFRAELHNRLSAPLYPIAFMLVAFAILGEARTTRQGRAAAIQIAIFLVGAIRIGAYAAWTASVRSPIAAALLYVLPLGTILLAALAIGFGSRTRVFIDKLTEPLIAPFLALAARFRRA; from the coding sequence GTGCGTTTTGGACTTCTCGACCGCTACATCCTGAAGATCGCTGCCGGCGCGGCGGTGATTCTGCTCGTCGGCCTGACCAGCGTCATCTGGGTGACGCAGGCGCTGCGCGAGGTCGACCTGATCACTGGCAAGGGCCAGACGATCCTGATCTTCTTCACGGTCACGCTACTGTCGCTGCCGGCGCTGATCGCCGGCATCGCCCCGGTCGCGCTGTTCATGGCGACGCTCTACACGCTCAACAAGCTCAACAGCGATTCCGAGCTGATCGTGATGAACGCGGCCGGCGTCGCGCCACACCGGCTGACCCGCCCCTTCTTCGCGCTGACATTGATCACCGCCGCGCTGGTGGGCTGGATGTCGCTGGTGGTGATGCCCGCCGGCTTCCGGGCGCTGCGCGACCTGATCACGCTGATCCGCGCCGACTTCGTCGCCAACGTGGTCAAGGAAGGCCAGTTCGTCTCGCTCGATTCCGGCGTCACCTTCCACTACCGCGAAAAGCAGGGGCAGGCGCTGCTCGGCATCTTCATGCAGGACCGGCGCGATCCCAACCAGCCAGCCGTCTACATCGCCGAGCGCGGCCAGTCGGCCGAGGCTGACGGCAACAGCTTCCTGATGCTGGAGAAGGGCACGATCCAGCGCGAAAGCCGCAACCAGAACTCGAGTTCGATCATCTCGTTCGAACGCTACGCGCTGAATCTGTCGGCGCTGACCGGCGATTCCGACGGGGCCGGTGGCGAGGACGGCGCCAAGGTGATCTACAAGCCGCGTGAACGGACGACCTGGGCGCTGCTCACACAGGACAAGAACGAGCCCTACTACAAAATCCAGGAAGGGCGCTTCCGGGCCGAACTGCACAATCGCCTATCGGCGCCACTCTACCCGATCGCCTTCATGCTGGTCGCTTTCGCCATCCTCGGCGAGGCCCGCACGACCCGGCAAGGGCGCGCCGCCGCGATCCAGATCGCCATCTTCCTGGTCGGCGCGATCAGGATCGGCGCCTATGCCGCCTGGACCGCCAGCGTGCGCTCGCCCATCGCCGCCGCCCTGCTCTACGTCCTGCCGCTGGGCACCATCCTGCTGGCGGCCCTTGCGATCGGCTTCGGTTCGCGGACGCGTGTCTTCATCGACAAGCTGACGGAGCCGCTGATCGCGCCCTTCCTCGCCCTCGCAGCCCGATTCCGGCGCGCCTGA
- a CDS encoding leucyl aminopeptidase: MSQRLKLEVKALNAIAAGDLVILVSDRLAPPKVAEDWIGAGAHALIARAAAAERFKGKALSGLTLLAPEDAGYERLILVGTGPESERDKLDFAALGGAIAGRLGHGRSADIIAALLEGELAASEIAEIGLGLRLRSYAFDRYKTKSRDKDQSEPKTVTIRAQDPAAVKKALKAREAIAGGVELARDLVNEPPNVLFPEEFAERAGKLDKLGVEVEILDEKELKKIGMRALLGVGQGSHRESRVVVMRWNGGAKGDKPVAFVGKGVTFDTGGISIKPAGGMEDMKGDMAGAACVTGLMQALSQRKAKVNAVGVIGLVENMPDGKAQRPGDIVTSLSGQTIEIINTDAEGRLVLADVLWYTQERFKPVFMVNLATLTGAILVALAQENAGLFSNNDELSERLFAAGKATGETVWRMPLSAAYDKMIDSKFADMKNSAGRHGGSITAAQFLQRHVNDTPWAHLDIAGTGMGSPNSETNRSWGSGWGVRLLDRLVADHYES; the protein is encoded by the coding sequence ATGTCGCAGCGCCTGAAGCTTGAGGTCAAAGCCCTGAACGCCATTGCCGCGGGGGATCTGGTCATCCTCGTCTCGGACAGGCTGGCGCCGCCGAAAGTGGCCGAAGATTGGATCGGCGCGGGTGCCCATGCCCTGATCGCGCGTGCCGCTGCCGCGGAACGCTTCAAAGGCAAGGCGCTGTCGGGGCTGACGCTGCTCGCGCCGGAAGATGCAGGCTATGAGCGTCTGATCCTGGTCGGGACCGGGCCGGAATCGGAGCGCGATAAGCTCGATTTCGCCGCGCTCGGCGGCGCCATCGCCGGCCGCCTCGGCCATGGCCGCAGCGCCGACATCATCGCCGCGCTGCTCGAGGGCGAACTCGCTGCCTCCGAGATCGCCGAGATCGGGCTCGGCCTTCGCCTCAGAAGCTATGCGTTCGACCGCTACAAGACCAAGAGTCGCGACAAGGACCAGTCCGAGCCGAAAACCGTGACGATCCGCGCGCAGGACCCCGCCGCGGTCAAGAAGGCGCTGAAGGCGCGCGAGGCCATCGCCGGCGGCGTCGAGCTCGCTCGCGATCTCGTGAACGAGCCGCCGAACGTGCTTTTCCCCGAGGAGTTCGCCGAACGCGCAGGCAAGCTCGACAAGCTCGGCGTCGAGGTCGAGATTCTCGACGAGAAGGAATTGAAGAAGATCGGCATGCGGGCGCTGCTCGGTGTCGGCCAGGGCTCGCATCGCGAGAGCCGCGTCGTGGTGATGCGCTGGAACGGCGGCGCCAAGGGCGACAAGCCGGTTGCCTTCGTCGGCAAGGGCGTGACCTTCGACACCGGCGGCATCTCGATCAAGCCGGCCGGCGGCATGGAGGACATGAAGGGCGACATGGCCGGCGCCGCCTGCGTCACCGGGTTGATGCAGGCGCTCAGCCAGCGCAAGGCCAAGGTCAACGCCGTCGGCGTGATCGGCCTGGTCGAAAACATGCCGGACGGCAAGGCTCAGCGGCCTGGCGACATCGTCACCTCGCTCTCCGGGCAGACGATCGAGATCATCAACACCGACGCCGAGGGTCGGCTCGTCCTGGCCGACGTGCTCTGGTACACGCAGGAGCGTTTCAAGCCGGTCTTCATGGTCAATCTGGCGACATTGACCGGCGCGATCCTGGTCGCGTTGGCGCAGGAAAACGCCGGCCTGTTCTCCAATAATGACGAATTGTCGGAGCGGCTCTTCGCCGCCGGCAAGGCGACCGGCGAAACCGTCTGGCGCATGCCGCTCTCGGCGGCTTACGACAAGATGATCGATTCCAAGTTCGCCGACATGAAGAACTCGGCCGGCCGCCATGGTGGTTCGATCACGGCGGCGCAGTTCCTGCAGCGCCATGTCAATGACACGCCCTGGGCGCATCTCGACATCGCCGGCACCGGCATGGGCTCGCCGAACAGCGAGACCAACCGGTCCTGGGGCTCGGGCTGGGGCGTGCGCCTGCTCGACCGGCTGGTGGCGGATCACTACGAAAGCTGA
- the pdxA gene encoding 4-hydroxythreonine-4-phosphate dehydrogenase PdxA — MRRLLALTQGDPAGIGPELALAAWRQREQRGIPPFAYLGDSATLSVLAERLGLPVPLRSVGWDEAEACFDTALPVIELEHRPQAQSGRPDPANAAGVIEAIERGVEAVETGKAAALVTNPIAKSVLYAVGFQHPGHTEFLAELAGRGREATPRPVMMIWSEELAVIPVTIHIPLEAVPKQLTTELIVETGRIAAADLKRRFGVARPRLALCGLNPHAGEGGALGKEDAAVVAPAIERLRALGIEASGPYPADTLFHARARAGYDVALGMYHDQALIPIKTIAFDEGVNVTLGLPFIRTSPDHGTAFDIAGKGIARPDSLCAALRLAARMAAAERGAAA; from the coding sequence TTGCGCCGGTTGCTTGCCCTGACGCAAGGCGATCCGGCGGGGATCGGACCCGAGCTCGCGCTTGCCGCCTGGCGGCAGCGCGAGCAGCGAGGCATCCCGCCCTTCGCCTATCTCGGCGACAGCGCGACGCTTTCGGTATTGGCGGAACGGCTGGGATTGCCGGTTCCGCTGCGCAGCGTCGGCTGGGACGAAGCCGAGGCCTGTTTCGACACTGCATTACCCGTGATCGAGCTCGAGCATCGCCCGCAGGCGCAATCCGGCCGGCCTGACCCTGCCAACGCGGCGGGGGTCATCGAAGCGATCGAGCGCGGGGTCGAAGCCGTCGAGACCGGCAAGGCCGCCGCGCTCGTCACCAACCCGATCGCCAAGAGCGTGCTCTACGCTGTCGGCTTCCAGCATCCGGGCCATACCGAATTCCTGGCCGAGCTCGCCGGTCGCGGGCGCGAAGCGACACCGCGGCCTGTGATGATGATCTGGTCGGAAGAACTCGCGGTCATCCCGGTGACCATCCACATCCCGCTGGAGGCGGTGCCGAAGCAACTGACGACCGAGTTGATCGTCGAGACCGGCCGGATCGCCGCCGCCGATCTCAAGCGCCGCTTCGGTGTCGCACGCCCGCGGCTGGCGCTCTGCGGCCTCAACCCGCATGCCGGCGAAGGCGGCGCGCTCGGCAAGGAGGATGCGGCAGTGGTCGCGCCGGCGATCGAGCGGTTGCGGGCGCTCGGCATCGAGGCGAGCGGGCCCTATCCCGCCGACACCCTGTTCCATGCGCGCGCTCGCGCCGGCTACGACGTGGCGCTCGGCATGTATCACGACCAGGCGCTGATCCCGATCAAGACGATCGCCTTCGACGAGGGCGTCAACGTCACGCTCGGCCTGCCCTTCATCCGGACCTCGCCGGACCATGGCACTGCCTTCGACATCGCCGGCAAGGGCATCGCGCGGCCGGACAGCCTTTGCGCCGCGCTGCGGCTCGCCGCCCGCATGGCTGCGGCTGAGCGCGGAGCAGCAGCATGA
- a CDS encoding ABC-F family ATP-binding cassette domain-containing protein translates to MLTLNDITYRLGERLLLDHASAFLPTGSRVGLVGRNGTGKTTLFRIVTGDLSPEGGNVALPKGMRIGGVAQEAPGGPETLIEVVLAADIERAALMKEAQSATDPMRIAEIETRLADIGAHSAPARAATVLYGLGFDEEAQQRPCSDFSGGWRMRVALAAVLFSEPDLLLLDEPTNYLDLEGTLWLYDYLERYPHTVLVVSHDRELLDTCVDHILHLDQGKLTIYRGGYSDFEKLRAEKQAHLAKAREKQEAERKHLQSFVDRFKAKASKASQAQSRVKRLEKMQEIAVVQDRDVQPFNFPAPERPLSPPMIVLESASAGYGERKVLQRLNLSLAPDDRIALLGSNGNGKSTFCKLIGGRLAPLSGEMRRSSKLQTAYFAQHQLDELRMEDTPVGHIRELMPDAPEARVRARTAQIGFPANKADTPVKNLSGGEKARLMLGIATFGGPHLLILDEPTNHLDIDSRTALVNAINDYPGAVILVSHDRFLIEACADRLWLVGDGTVKSFDGDMDDYRDFVLGRDKPAQRGKSDAEAAGKAEERKGAAAKRQAQGPLRQKLNLAEARIAKLTGLIEKVDGALANGAFAREPEKALLLSRQRRELTEALAAAEEEWLTLSEELESA, encoded by the coding sequence ATGCTGACCCTCAATGACATCACCTATCGCCTCGGCGAGCGCCTGCTGCTCGACCATGCCAGCGCCTTCCTGCCCACCGGCTCGCGCGTCGGCCTCGTCGGCCGCAACGGCACCGGCAAGACGACGCTGTTCCGCATCGTCACCGGCGATCTTTCTCCGGAAGGCGGCAACGTCGCCCTGCCGAAGGGCATGCGCATCGGCGGTGTAGCGCAGGAGGCCCCCGGCGGCCCCGAAACGCTGATCGAGGTCGTGCTGGCTGCCGACATCGAGCGTGCGGCGCTGATGAAGGAAGCACAGAGCGCGACCGACCCGATGCGGATCGCCGAGATCGAGACGCGGCTCGCCGATATCGGCGCCCATTCCGCTCCGGCGCGGGCCGCGACCGTATTGTACGGGCTCGGTTTCGACGAGGAGGCGCAGCAGCGCCCCTGCTCCGATTTCTCCGGCGGCTGGCGCATGCGCGTCGCGCTTGCCGCCGTGCTGTTCTCCGAGCCCGACCTGCTGCTGCTCGACGAGCCGACCAATTATCTCGATCTCGAAGGCACGCTCTGGCTCTACGACTATCTCGAGCGCTATCCGCATACGGTGCTGGTCGTCAGCCACGATCGCGAGTTGCTCGACACCTGCGTCGATCACATCCTGCATCTCGATCAGGGCAAGCTCACCATCTACCGCGGCGGCTACAGCGACTTCGAGAAGCTAAGGGCCGAGAAGCAGGCGCATCTCGCCAAGGCACGCGAGAAGCAGGAGGCCGAGCGCAAGCACCTGCAATCCTTCGTCGATCGCTTCAAGGCCAAGGCCTCGAAGGCCAGCCAGGCCCAGTCGCGCGTCAAGCGCCTGGAGAAGATGCAGGAGATCGCGGTCGTCCAGGATCGCGACGTCCAGCCGTTCAATTTTCCCGCGCCCGAGCGACCGCTCTCGCCGCCGATGATCGTGCTGGAGAGCGCCAGCGCCGGCTATGGCGAGCGCAAGGTGCTGCAGCGGCTCAACCTGAGCCTTGCGCCGGACGACCGCATCGCGCTGCTCGGCTCCAACGGCAACGGCAAATCGACCTTCTGCAAGCTGATCGGCGGGCGGCTAGCGCCGCTTTCGGGCGAGATGCGGCGCTCCTCGAAGCTGCAGACGGCCTATTTCGCCCAGCACCAGCTCGACGAGTTGCGGATGGAGGACACGCCGGTCGGCCATATCCGCGAGCTGATGCCGGATGCGCCGGAAGCGCGCGTCCGGGCACGCACCGCGCAGATCGGCTTTCCCGCCAACAAGGCCGACACGCCGGTGAAGAACCTCTCCGGCGGCGAGAAGGCGCGCCTGATGCTCGGCATCGCCACCTTCGGCGGCCCGCATCTGCTCATCTTGGACGAGCCGACCAACCATCTCGACATCGACAGCCGCACCGCCCTCGTCAACGCGATCAACGATTATCCCGGCGCCGTGATCCTGGTCAGCCACGATCGCTTCCTGATCGAAGCCTGCGCCGACCGGCTCTGGTTGGTCGGGGACGGCACGGTGAAGAGCTTCGACGGCGACATGGACGATTATCGCGACTTCGTGCTCGGCCGCGACAAGCCGGCCCAGCGCGGCAAGTCCGATGCCGAAGCCGCAGGCAAGGCCGAGGAGCGCAAGGGCGCGGCGGCAAAGCGCCAGGCGCAGGGACCGCTCAGGCAGAAGCTCAACCTCGCCGAGGCGCGCATCGCCAAGCTGACCGGGCTGATCGAAAAGGTCGACGGCGCGCTCGCCAACGGCGCTTTTGCGCGCGAGCCGGAAAAGGCACTGCTGCTGTCGCGCCAGCGCCGCGAGCTGACAGAGGCGCTGGCCGCAGCCGAAGAGGAATGGCTGACGCTGAGCGAGGAGCTGGAGAGCGCGTGA
- a CDS encoding nuclear transport factor 2 family protein produces MLVSLARWSRIVLMALAVAFVTPAAAQPAATADAAANKALVLGFWRNVFDAQDWAKAKDYLSEDYIQHNPNVASGLKGFTDYFSKLWPAPKPAGSVVETQFAAVVAEGDLVQLMMRRPRPEPADATKTYDSYWFDLFRVKDGKIVEHWDSALKPAK; encoded by the coding sequence ATGCTCGTATCGCTCGCCCGCTGGAGCCGCATCGTCCTCATGGCGCTTGCGGTCGCATTCGTCACGCCAGCCGCCGCCCAGCCGGCTGCAACTGCGGATGCGGCGGCGAACAAGGCGCTCGTGCTGGGGTTCTGGCGCAACGTCTTCGACGCGCAGGACTGGGCCAAGGCCAAGGACTACCTGTCCGAGGACTATATCCAGCACAATCCCAATGTCGCGAGCGGACTGAAGGGGTTCACCGACTATTTTTCGAAGCTGTGGCCGGCTCCGAAGCCGGCTGGGAGCGTGGTCGAGACGCAGTTCGCCGCCGTTGTGGCTGAAGGTGATCTCGTCCAGCTGATGATGCGCCGCCCGCGCCCCGAACCGGCCGACGCGACCAAGACCTATGACAGCTATTGGTTCGACCTCTTCCGCGTCAAAGACGGCAAGATCGTCGAGCATTGGGATTCGGCGCTGAAGCCCGCCAAGTGA